A segment of the Cricetulus griseus strain 17A/GY chromosome 6, alternate assembly CriGri-PICRH-1.0, whole genome shotgun sequence genome:
TTTTTGAATTTCTTGTGAATTTGTTTTGAGTGCCATTGTACAAACATTACAGTATTCAAGAAATAGAATATTCTCATTGTCCCACAACTTTCTCTTTACCATCCATTCATTTAAACAGTCAAACATTAAGGTTAGTGATACAGGGTATCTGAAAATTAGGATCCCTGGATGTAGATAGAGCAACCCAGCCATGACAGGGAGCTGGAGACTATAATCTTTGTAATGTAACTTCCTCTTTAAAGGAAGTTCCTTTTATGGTGTTGACATTTCTCCCGTGAAGGAGGACCTTTCAGTTCATGATTTAAAATGGATTCTGTCTGGTGTGGCAGCACTCACTGTAACACCAGCACCTGTCAGGTAGAGGAAGGAGATTTAGGAGGATAAGGAGAGTCCCAACTACATGGTAACTCCAAAGTCACCCTGGCTTTGTGTGACCTTGCCTCCAAAAACCTTAAAGATACCTGATACCTATGACTGATATCTGCAATGATTAATCCCCATGGTCAGGTTGACTGAGTTGAATGATGGAAGGTAGGTAAGGTACCTGAGTGTACCTGAGAGGATTTCGCTGAGTGAAATGAATGCTGTGTGGAAAGAACTCCATGGAGTGCGAATGGGCCTGAACCATATGCTGGGACCCTAAAAGGAGGAAGAAGCCCTTCAGTGATGTATTTCTCTCTGTACTCTGCTTTCTGGCTGCCTTGATGTGAATAGCTTCCTTCCATCAAAGCCTCTCAtccaggccgggcattggtggcacacgcctttaatcccagcactcgggaggcagaggcaggaggatctctgtgagttcgagaccagcctggtctacaagagctagttccaggacagcctccaaagccacagagaaaccctgtctcggaaaaaaaaaaaaaaaaaaaactcccatcCAGGGTGTGCTGCCTCACCTCAGATCCAAAGCAATGGTGTCACCAAGTAATGAACTGAAACTTTAGATATCATGTAGAGATAAACTCTcccttctttgttaagttttttttttttgtcttgcatAAGAAAAGTGACTAACACACCCATTACATCATTGTCTGTCATCATGAGTGTGTAGTTCAAAAGACTCTTAGGAGCCTAGAAATCTGCAAGTTGATGCTCTCAACAAAAGATGGAAAAACTTATATGTGAATACTacacaaaataaagtataaattgCCATTAAAAAAGAAGccagtggcacaagcctttaaccccagcactcaggaggcagaggcaggcagatctctgtgagttcaaggccagtctggtctacaaaaccagttccaggagagctggaggtacacagagaaactgtgtctcaaaaataaataaatacaagaaaaaaattactcaagTGATTGTatattctctcacacacacacactacactataTTAgtccccacacacagagagagagattttaaaaatatacaggaTGACTAAGTCAGAAATAGCtctcacaataaaaaaataaaaataaaaatagctctCACATGAGCGTGCTCTGGACTGAGTTCCAAGCtcagagacatatacatacacagactaGGAGAGCctccatgtgtatctgtgtacctcatgtgtgcctggtgcccacagaggccagaagaaggtgttgcatgccctggaactggagttacagacagttgtgagttgccatgcggatgcttggaattgaacctggtcctctggaagagcagtattcATTtgtgaccactgagccatttctctagtccaaATTGCATCCTTTCTGTAGAAGAAATGAACTCTGTGGTAAATATTTTGAAGCAGAAGTAACTGAGTTATGAGACTGAGAGCCGGGAAATTGGGTCTTGTCAATAGCCAGATTGGGCTCCTTTCAAATATGGAAGATGCAGTCAAGTCTACGAAGTCAGTAACTCGAATTTGTTGCTGTCTATACCATGCTCAGACAATGAGTAATGCATAATATTAATCATACCAGTCATCTAACATCCAACTCCTGGGGAAAGTGTGGCCTGCCCACACATCAGCTGTGGAAGTAATTATGTCTTTCCATGTTTACATTTGGGGCTACCTCTAGCTTCATGAGCATTCCTGATGCTCGTCTCAACTCAGCATGCAGAAGGTCAAACATCTGCAGGCCTAGACTTGAAAAGCACAGCTCCCTATTTGAAGTACCTATGCTGTGGGTCCATCTCCTCTCTAGCCTGCTTCCTTTGACTGGAGCTCCGGATACAGTTACACTTGCCCTGGTCCAGTGTTAATAACAGgaagtgtggggctggagagacagctcagtggttaagagctcattCTGTGTTGCAGAGAACAGGAgatctgttcccagcacccaagactCACacccacttttttaaaaataattttatttttttctccattttttcatttaaattagaaacaagattgttttacatgtcaatcccagttccctctccctcccctcctcccctgctccccgcaactaacaccctacctatcccataccctttctgctccccagggagggtgaggtcttccataggagggggtcttcaaagcctgtcatatcctttgggctagggcctagACCCCCCCCCCTGCTCACACCCACTTTTAAcgccagctccagggtatccaatgtcctcttctggcctctgagggcactgtacTCATGTACACAAACCTGcacccagacacatacacatatgtttaaaatgaaaaacagaatctttcaaataaaagaacaagaagTATAAAGagcatcctttctttcttgtcttagatattttatgttcCCAAGACAAAGAGTAGCAACACATAGAAATTTGCTGATAAATTTATCAAATAGAATCAGAGAAAATTTGGCTCCTTTGAGCAACACACAGACCTGTTTTAGCTGCACTTCACTGCTCATGGCCCAAGGCCATGAAGAGCCCAATAAAGGCCAGAGCTCAAGAACACCAACCCAGATCCAAAGCTTCTTTTCTAACATCCAGCCATGAAGCTCCTTTTTCCTCTCATTGCCAGCCTCATGCTACAGTATCAGGTGAAACCAGGTAATGTGCGCTCCTGGCTTTCGGGGTGGTTGGTGTGAGGACAACATCGGATGTCAGTCCTTCCCTtccattttgtttgagacagggtctttggtTGTCACTGTGTGCACCAGCTTGCTGGCCCATGGGCTtctgggaattctcctgtctccacatcctgtTGCACTGTAGGAACACTGGGACTGTAGAGGCCTgcaccactgcacctggctttaCATGGACTTTAGAGAGCAGagctcagttcctcatgcttgcacagcaagtgttttcCCCCCTGAGCtttctccccagccccaaccaAAACCATCTCTTAACGCAAAGGTTCCATTGGTGTGGATTTCTGTGTACAAAGGGTGAAATCCCTGCCTCTGTATTCAAAAACCTTTTCAGAATTTAGTAAGCAGGTCTATGTCTCCATGTCAGCTTCTCCAGGGGTCTTATAATTTCTCCCAGTCTCTGTCCTGGAAACCCTCCAACTGCCCCATGTGGGTGTCTGGGGACCCATGATAGCAAATGACAGGACAAGGAAAAAGACAGAGGCTGTTTCTGAGAACAAGAAACACCCACCTACTTGGAATAATCGTAATGAATCAGACAAAGGAAATAGTCAAAGATGTTTGTAATGTTTTTATGTTGGGAACATAGACAAGTCACTTAAGCATGTCGAGCTTCAAAACTGACACCTGTGTAATGGACAAATCAATGTGACTGTTTCTAGTCCtgaaatgtttgtgttttatagTGATGATGTAtgagaataacaaaacaaatacatatgtGAAAATAGCCTTTGAAACTATGTTTTATTAACATATATTCACTATATATAATAATTGGATTCCATTATGTCTCCATAAGTATGGAGTGTGTTCTAACTCCCCACCCTCTCTGGCCCCTCCCACTCCTGATTACCCccactcctctctgctctctgctccctaaTAGTCCCCTTTCTAacttcatggcttttttttttttttttttttggtggtggtacaGTGAATTTTATTAGCTTTGCTTTTAGAAGCATGGGCCATGGGCTATTTACAGGAACACGAGCAACTTAATCAGTGGCTACACCATAGaagaaaatctctctctttccccaacCATCCTTAGCTACCTAAAGGTTCTCAGGGAGAACAGCAGGATGTTGTCAATCTTGCGGAGGTTGTTATAGGTGCTTTAACCTTTGGAAATGATCTTCAACAGATGAAGATGAAGACCTGTGGGCAATTGAGCTAGAGataataacagtaacaaataAATCTCTGATGGACAGAGATTCTAGAAGCCAGAAGTGACAGAATGCCAAGTCCCAGGAACCACGGGTCTAGTGATTGACGGGAAGGTCAAAGGTCATGGGCTTCAAAGAAGACACCTCTGAAAAtcctattaattttattttaaaattctttcttggtTTATCTTACTTAATATAAGCCCCTCCATTCCACTTATTTTCTTGCGAATTATTATTTCGTTCTTCCCTGTgaccacacagagagaagaataCTGCATACTGTCTCATGTGGAAGTTAAAAGAAATAGTGACGCTGAATACACTAGTGACTGCCCGAGCTTGGACAAAGGAAGGCTTGCTTTGATAGCACACATTGTGAATGCATGTGCTGAAATCTCACACTGAATTCGTTAATGTACACAGCTGGCATATGTTAAAATTGTAACTGTGACTCTTTTCCTGGATTAGGTGTATGGCAGGTTTTATTGACTTTGTTATTTTGTAGGATTATAGAAGGGGATAGAAGGGTCTGCTGGTGTAGATAATGCAAGATTGGAAGTCAGTAATGCTGCCTTAgggctgggggtatagctcaggggGAAAGCGATTGCCCCAAAGCCCTGTATCaccaaacaaaaaggaaggagagggagggaaggagggagggagggagggagggagggagggagggaggagggagggagggagggagggagggagattctGAAATCAAGTACTTGAGTTTCctatctttccttcctctttatagccttggtgtgtgtgtgtggtatcctCAGATACCATTCAccttgtttttgttgctttgttttcttcttgagacggggcttctctgtgtagccctgactgtcctggaactctctcacatagaccaggctgacctcaaagtcacagagatccacctgcctctacctccctggtgctgggattaaaggctggacCACTGTAGCCTGACTCATttatcttggtttttttgtttgtttgtttgtttgttttgttttgttttgttttaagacagtgtctcccaTTGGCCTGAGACTCCCCAATCAGGTTAGGTTGGCTGGCCAGGGAAGCCTAGggacctgtctgcctctgtatTCCCACACATACTACCACACCTGTCTTTGGATATAGATTCTTGGTATTGAGCTCACTTCCTTATGCTTGCAGGGCACTTTACCAAccgagctatctccccagcccattctTGAAtgcttttaaatttgaaacagggttttactgtatagctctggctagtctggaacttactgtgaagaccaggctggcctcaaactcatagaaatctgcctgtctctgcctcgcaagtgctgggattaaaggcatgcaccaccaagccctCAACTCTCTGATTTTTAAAGTTACTCAAGGAAAGGAGACTGAACAAGAGATTTCCTTTGGGCTCCACAGTGTACGCTGACTTTCCAGGTCTGCCCCAAGGCGCCACCATCATCAAACACTGTTCCCGAAGGTGGACAAACTCCTCTCACTCTAACCCTCTCCCACCAGCAGTCTGAACATCATCTCTAATGATTAACCTTGACCCAgtgctttccctctctctcccccatgcaGCATTTGTGGGCATGAAAAAATGTATACTGGGCTTTGGGAAATGCAAAGACAGCTGCCTTGCCAAAGAAATCGAGGTACAGAACTGCAAATCCAAAAAATGCTGCATTGGCCCCAAAGTGACTGAACTGATTAAAAGCTACCTGAGACATGAAATACCCCACATACCTGACAAGGACATCGTGGAGATGctgaagaatgaaaagaatttCAGAGAAGAGATGCAAAGAAAACACACGTTAGCTGCTCTCTTCCAACCCCAAGATGCCAGCCCTTCGCACGGTATCAACTCTGCCATTGTCCCAAATACCTCCCCTGTAAAGTTCGTCACCTCTAGGACTCGGAGACATGGTTTGGATGGTACTGTTTCCACCAAGAGGCACATGAAACCAATCAGGAGTTCTGCCAGTGCTGCCCCCCAGCCAGGACCTGGACCATCTTAGACA
Coding sequences within it:
- the Defb129 gene encoding beta-defensin 129 — its product is MKLLFPLIASLMLQYQVKPAFVGMKKCILGFGKCKDSCLAKEIEVQNCKSKKCCIGPKVTELIKSYLRHEIPHIPDKDIVEMLKNEKNFREEMQRKHTLAALFQPQDASPSHGINSAIVPNTSPVKFVTSRTRRHGLDGTVSTKRHMKPIRSSASAAPQPGPGPS